A single Ziziphus jujuba cultivar Dongzao chromosome 11, ASM3175591v1 DNA region contains:
- the LOC132800034 gene encoding uncharacterized protein LOC132800034, giving the protein MVKDSEEADTASGTVDSRETSHLRFRTLDNENCQWPFMEIHRLRQLKKHELDYPTHDLRLAVVIFILKPRGTTCVKLLIESLPIIREWKCECITRDLIFKLPPTIHRHDGSLHGALVSIVSEKDPRFTSREIGMSIYLWQSSSTTTVIDMLPYEALYGKQCRTSLCWNAMGERKVLGPEIIQTTIDKVNTIWVRLKAAQNKQKSYADLHRKDLDFKVGDRVFQKLFPWKGIVRFGKRGKRNPRYIGLYEIIERIGPVAYSLDLPKELSRVHDVFHISMLYKYISDPSHVLETPEFELRDDLSYEEQPMQILSREEKKLCNKTIPLVKVLSRNHLVKKAT; this is encoded by the exons ATGGTAAAGGATTCAGAGGAGGCAGACACAGCCTCAGGGACAGTAGATTCCAGAGAAACATCACACTTAAGGTTTAGGACATTGGACAATGAGAATTGTCAATGGCCATTTATGGAGATCCACAGGTTGAG GCAGTTGAAGAAGCATGAGCTGGATTATCCGACTCATGATTTAAGGCTTGCTGTAGTGATCTTTATATTGAAGCCTAGAGGCACTACTTGTGTGAAGTTGCTTATCGAATCCTTACCAATCATAAGAG AATGGAAATGCGAGTGCATTACAAGGGATTTGatattcaagcttcctcccaCAATTCATAGACATGATG GGAGTTTGCATGGGGCACTAGTATCGATTGTATCTGAAAAAGACCCACGGTTCACTTCAAG ggaaattggaatgagtatctaccTTTGGCAGAGTTcatctacaacaacagttattgACATGTTGCCTTATGAGGCATTGTATGGGAAACAATGCCGGACATCATTATGTTGGAATGCCATGGGTGAAAGGAAAGTTCTAGGTCCCGAGATTATACAAACGACAATAGACAAGGTCAATACTATATGGGTCAGGTTGAAAGCAGCACAAAATAAGCAAAAGAGCTATGCGGACCTACATAGAAAGGATTTAGACTTCAAGGTTGGTGATCGGGTATTCCAGAAACTCTTTCCTTGGAAAGGCATAGTACGATTTGGAAAGCGAGGGAAGCGAAATCCTCGTTACATTGGACTGTATGAGATAATTGAGAGGATAGGTCCAGTGGCTTACAGTTTAGACCTGCCAAAGGAGCTTTCTCGAGTCCATGATGTATTCCACATCTCCATGCTCTACAAGTATATCTCAGATCCATCGCATGTGTTGGAGACACCAGAGTTTGAGTTGAGAGATGATCTATCCTACGAGGAGCAGCCAATGCAAATTCTAAGTAGAGAAGAGAAAAAGCTTTGCAACAAGACCATACCATTAGTGAAGGTCCTTTCGAGAAATCATCTAGTCAAGAAGGCAACTTAA